TGACGCATCTCAATTGAGATATGAATATACCACCGCACCTCGAGAGGTACCCGATGCCGAAACCCTGGCCAAACACAAGCAAACTATCTGTACCGACCATATGCTTGTTGCCTCCTGGGAGGTAAACAGTGGCTGGTCTACTCCAGAGCTCAAGCCGTATGGCCCGTTCAACCTTCTCCCCACCGCATCCTGCCTTCACTATGCCTACGAATGTTTCGAGGGACTCAAGGCCTATCGAGGACACGACGGCAAGCTACGAATGTTCCGGGCCGACCGCAATTCTCAACGCCTCTTGATGTCCTCTCAGCGAATCTCCCTCCCGAAATTCGACCCGGACGAGCTGGAAAAACTAATATATGCTTTGCTTTCGGTGGACGGTGCAAAATGGCTTCCCAAGGATCGCGCCGGAGACTTTTTATACGTGCGCCCGACGATGATTGGAATAGATTCCCAGATTGGCTTTGCAAAGCCAACGGCAGCTCTGCTCTATATTATTGTTGGATATATGCCTCGCATGGATCAACCAGCTGGTGGCAAGCGACTCTTGACAAATCCGGATGATGTCGTGCGCTCATGGGTTGGCGGGTTCGGTTATGCAAAAGTTGGCGCGAATTACGGCCCGTCGTTGCAGGCCACCCAAGAGGCCTACCGTCAAGGCTATCATCAGATTCTATGGTTGTATGGCCCTACCGGCGACTGCACTGAGGCAGGCGGGAGCAACTTCTTTGTGGTTTGGAAGCGCAAAGATGGCAAGAAAGAGCTGATCACAGCTCCATTGGACGACCAGCTGATCTTGAATGGTGTCACTCGGAGAAGTTGCCTTGACttggcgaaggagagatTAGGGGATGAACTTGAGGTTATGGAACGTAAATTTACCATCGCCGAGATCCAGGAGGCAGCTTCAGAAGATCGTCTTCTGGAAGTGTTTGCCGCTGGCACAGCTGTAAGTTCTGCGTCCTTAAACTTGGTCGACGACCAAAGCTAACAAATGATGCTTTCAAAGTGGTTTATTACTCCGATTTCACTCATTCATCACCGCGGACAAGATATCGTAATCCCCACTGGCCCTGACGGAACGCCAGCCGAAATTACAGGGAGGCTCAAAGGATGGCTGAGTGATATGATGTATGGGGGCGTGCAGCACCCGTGGGCAAGGGTGATCTCTGAGAGACAATAACAACTACCATAGACACCCCTAAGACTAGAAACAACCGGTGAAGGTCTACAAGGTTTTATtagaaaaacaagaaaagatcCTGTCATTACTTTCCATGCTGAGTGAAACTGAGGGCTGAGTTATATACTACATATGTAATAGAATAGCTGAGCGACTAAAATATAAGAGCTATGAGGGTTTTAATATACCTCATAGAAATTACTGCGTAACTCCTAGTACTAAGGCTAAGTTCCCATGCTATATTATCTGAGGCAGAGTTGATATAGGGCTCCCGCGGAGTTCCATAACAAGTTCCTCGGCGATTCTATTATGTATCCAGTATCTAGTACCTTGCTTCGGCTTGACTCATAATATTAAGGATTTACTTGTTATAGAATATTCTTCAGCTAACTAGACTTAAGAAGCACCAGCAGACCTTACCTGACATTTAATAGTATGAATATCAAGAGGCAGGCGGTGACGTGTTAACACACCCCGCTTCAACTTTTCCTTGCCACAGTGCCCGGCGTCCAACTATCTACAACAACCAGAAAGATTGGTCAATTAAAGGGACACACATTATCGTACTTGCCAGTGGCTTTCCCATAGTTGGTGTCGGATAAGATAGAGCAAGCGGCTAGGGAAGATGGATTCGCAGCACCAAGAGGCACAAAGTACAATCTGCACATCTCGACTGGCTCATCAATCCACTAATATAACATCAGAGGTCACGAGAGACAGCGACTGTCCCCAATTCTATGATCCCCTCGCTTATGTCGAGGAAGCTGAAGACGCATATCCATTCATGCCTCCACCCGAGGCCTCCTGGCGAAGCGACACTCTTCATGATACCGCCGACCACTTCCCAGGCGATGTTCCTATTTCGTCCTTTCGACGCCCTCCCGCGCCCTCAATTCATGCTGATCTGGATGGTTTTGAAAACGACTGTGCCAGCCTGGTTTCTGGACAACACACTGGCCATCCCTGGGTGAACGACATTCTTCCAGCATCAATCTCTCCCAGTCAATTAGTCAAGAACTATGAGTCATATAATGAGAACATCGGGCCTGCGACGCCTTTGACAGATGAAACCGTTAATTTTACGCAATCCGGCTCAACCTCAATAGGATCGAAGTCGTTACGAAGCTCTCGCGGGCTGCCACGACGCAGGAGCCAGTACAAGGTACAGCGGATTGGTTATAAGCCAAATGCTGTTTTCATACCTCCAGGCAGCAACCTCACAGATCCGTTGGAGCGCTGGAAAAACTCCCCTCCTGAAGTCGAGGCTGCCAGCTTGTCAGCCATCGAAAATGCCCTGCAGACGCCTCCACCAGGCCATATGGCAGACCAAGGACCCTATACTCCTGACCCCAAAGCCACCGATGCATTTCAGCAGCACCGACGTTCGGTATCCCGAGCACCCTCTGCAACGAGTGGGGAAAGCGCTACCACTGCCTCATCTCGTCACTCTAACCGCTCCAATCGGTCTGCCTTGTCAAACAACAGCCAGGTTGCTGGCAATCAGAACCCTTCGGCAACCCGGAAGCCGCGGAGTGGCGCAAAACGAGAGAAACGAAGCTCGGCTAATAACCCGCGGATATTCTGCTGCACCTTTTGTTGTGATAAATTCAAGAGCAAATACGACTGGGTGCGGCACGAAAAGTCCCTCCACTTGAATCTGGAGAGTTGGACTTGCGCCCcatttggtggtgttgtgaTATTGCCCTCCACCGGCCGCGCCCATTGTGCGTATTGCAACCAGCTGGACCCAACACCAGAGCACCTTGAGCGACACAA
Above is a window of Aspergillus puulaauensis MK2 DNA, chromosome 2, nearly complete sequence DNA encoding:
- a CDS encoding uncharacterized protein (COG:S;~EggNog:ENOG410PMKQ;~InterPro:IPR013087); the protein is MDSQHQEAQSTICTSRLAHQSTNITSEVTRDSDCPQFYDPLAYVEEAEDAYPFMPPPEASWRSDTLHDTADHFPGDVPISSFRRPPAPSIHADLDGFENDCASLVSGQHTGHPWVNDILPASISPSQLVKNYESYNENIGPATPLTDETVNFTQSGSTSIGSKSLRSSRGLPRRRSQYKVQRIGYKPNAVFIPPGSNLTDPLERWKNSPPEVEAASLSAIENALQTPPPGHMADQGPYTPDPKATDAFQQHRRSVSRAPSATSGESATTASSRHSNRSNRSALSNNSQVAGNQNPSATRKPRSGAKREKRSSANNPRIFCCTFCCDKFKSKYDWVRHEKSLHLNLESWTCAPFGGVVILPSTGRAHCAYCNQLDPTPEHLERHNHGLCQHQNKPTFRRKDHLIQHLRLFHNLGTIPLIDEWKCNIADFPSRCGFCNHTMSTWNERADHLTSHFRKGCTMAHWKGDHEFPPEIAAQITHSVPPYLLDFESRTFVPFSATDRAVNDHLSQMLSRARFENEAGKAQIPPEPFKADPSPIQNTPALDEPGLDSYTEVLTRHLSHYAQHMMSRGIIPTDEMFQSEARCLLFDSEDQWNQTMADNHEWLARFRGDQN
- a CDS encoding uncharacterized protein (COG:E;~EggNog:ENOG410PF7Z;~InterPro:IPR036038,IPR018300,IPR001544,IPR043131, IPR043132,IPR005786;~PFAM:PF01063;~go_function: GO:0003824 - catalytic activity [Evidence IEA];~go_function: GO:0004084 - branched-chain-amino-acid transaminase activity [Evidence IEA];~go_process: GO:0009081 - branched-chain amino acid metabolic process [Evidence IEA]), with product MESEQPLDASQLRYEYTTAPREVPDAETLAKHKQTICTDHMLVASWEVNSGWSTPELKPYGPFNLLPTASCLHYAYECFEGLKAYRGHDGKLRMFRADRNSQRLLMSSQRISLPKFDPDELEKLIYALLSVDGAKWLPKDRAGDFLYVRPTMIGIDSQIGFAKPTAALLYIIVGYMPRMDQPAGGKRLLTNPDDVVRSWVGGFGYAKVGANYGPSLQATQEAYRQGYHQILWLYGPTGDCTEAGGSNFFVVWKRKDGKKELITAPLDDQLILNGVTRRSCLDLAKERLGDELEVMERKFTIAEIQEAASEDRLLEVFAAGTAWFITPISLIHHRGQDIVIPTGPDGTPAEITGRLKGWLSDMMYGGVQHPWARVISERQ